The Primulina huaijiensis isolate GDHJ02 chromosome 6, ASM1229523v2, whole genome shotgun sequence genomic sequence ACAGGGACACCACTTCTGATTTGTCATCTAATCTTTCGCCTCTTTAATTTCTTGTGTTGCGATGTCTAAAACTTCAAACAtgctttgtttttgtttagatttcattatgaaataatttttccATTATAGAGGATGATGTAGCTTTGTTGATACGATAATTTTGACTCTGttgtttttatgattaaattccttttggtttaattctgtttctttgtttttaatCGAATTCAGTTTACTGGTCATAAATTGTTTATTGTCTGGttaattctacaactcgggagagGGCTAGAATTATAGATAATTAGAGACATATCGTTGAATATTTATGTCGTTCGGAAGGCATATAACTTTAGCGAGGCCTAGGTAAGATCATCGTTTGCATATATCATTTAAACTTAGATGTTTATTAGGAATTTTTGAATTgaagtttgaatgatataatttattcgtcacttgggaaagaggaaataaaataattaagtgtttTTGGCCATTAAATGAAGAATTCATGAAAATAAATGCAACcatgaataattattttggaaACTTAATGATATCATTtctctagatattttctctcaGTGATATTTTCTCAATTCGGTGATTCGATTACtatttatttgcaattaattCGTGTTAAATAGACCAACTTTTTTATTGATTCTTCTAAATAAAGtcgtgactattttaattacaataacTGATATAGTTTTATTTATACACTCTTCGTGGGAATGATATTTTATTCTCATTTATTAAAACTTGACAAATGTGCGCTTGCAAGCGGAAAATACGCAACACCTGTCAGAAAGTCAAATATGACCGTTGCAATGTCAAAAACAGAACAAAATCTTTTccaacggtcatattcttgtatctgaCGTATATATTGCTCTTGGAGGCTATATATaaaacatcttgaagatcaaagaCAATCTTTTGAAGGAGATTCAAAGCATGATCAACTTATGTAAAGAAATTTGCTAAAATAAGAGCAAACCTAAGAAGAGAAATCGAAATAGATATATTAGCTTAGGGAGAACTTTTTCTCTTGTGTGTAAGGATACATTTAAGAGTATATACACAGTAATATATTAATTTCCTCACACGCTTAATCATTTACATATACAAGAGAGATGAgtttcaaagtttagttgagcGATATTtttcacacaaagacattaaaaattgtgtttgtagtcttagTATAAAAGACATTAATCATTATGCGGATTGTGAGATTGCGACCTACAATCGAAAGtgtgctaagagtttcaattaggtAAGAGATAAGTCTTAAGTAGAAATGAGTTTGTGACAGGATCGATTAGGGAGATCATCGTTGAACTACAATAGCTCAGTTCTtcaaatattgaacaccgatgaattaaatcgagtttggttttcaaaccaagcggaagacactcgaaataatctttcagaaaccgattaaatattttgtaaagcatttaaaaaatatgcaagttgaatgagtaaaaatattttagttgaagtattttgtcaaacacttggtatgcaatattttggtatttgaagaacacaaaaTGTtacaacaatgcatctttaaaactatgaaaatgataagtaaatttaacaaataaatagacatgaatttgtttatggatgttcggagacttcaaatgctcctacgtcaccccttcttccccttgggaaggatccactagaagactttgatttatacaactctttgtacaaacccactcagttTAGGACTTACATTACtgtctaactgaactcctagcctagactgaaggcatcACCTTTCAGCCAatacttgtttaacgtctgtgtgtcaaagactacatacacatgttttacgcCTTTGTGCAAGAATgaatttgagtggtggtgtgtgtgcgtgtgtgagaactgatctctTAAAACAACCCAAAaagttctcacacactgagggaaataagcttataaactaagctgataacacgttgaagtgttccctctgaGTTGATTGTTTCTTCTAAGCTGATAAGCATTCTGCGTGCCCTTCTCTGTATTTTATCTTTTCACTCGTCATCTCTCATCCCTGTCTTCACTGAGCTTggcttctatttataggtgttTGGCTgaacgtacagtgagactcagtgAATGAATTCGTTGCAGTTTGAATTTGTTCCCCCAAATAGATATCTGGAACATTTGGCTTTAAGCGCTGCTGCAATGTCTCTCattgtaccttgatcgtacaatagcttttgtacctttgtgcacaGCTGGATTAAGCTTGTCGTATCTACAAACAGGTtcgctcctaactgatgttctgactggtcagttgaactggtggGGTTAAATCAGTTGACTCATCTGCTGAattgatttcactgattcagttgaactggtcagttgggctcttcatcagttaaGCACTTCATCAGTTGGctgggcttctgaaggtcttctgctgaaccacctatcaactggacaatcagttgaactgctcTTGATACTTCAGTTTTACTGGTTCAGTTCGatcaatcagttggcactttcagtttgtgtctcgatagcttcagtttaagcttggtaactgatcagttcaaaGCCTGATCAGTTTCTGCGCACTTATGTAAACTCATTAGAAACAAATAAACaatttttgttaacatcaaaatcaaaattacgaacatgaaatgttccaacagttTGTATAAATGGTTGtctaaatcaaagtcttctaatgaTCTTTCCAAAGAGAAAAAAGAGTGATGTAGGAATTGTTAATATCCGAACATCTGTAAACAAATTCGTGCATATTTTTCATCGCATTTACTTACCTTTGCTACTGTTTTTTGTAGGCAtatttgaagcattttatgttttttcaaataaaaaatattgcatacaaagtgattgataaaatgcttcaaccgaATCATTCTTGTTATTTCAATTTACGTACTTTTTAAAtggttttcaaaatatttaatcgatttTTAGAGGAGTTATTTTGAGTTTCTTTCGCTTGATTTTAGAACCAATCTCGATTTAATTTTTCAGTGATCAGTccattttttatcatttcaagaACGAACTATTGTAACTCTTTTAGTCgcaaaatcttttaaatagtTATTTACCCCTCTCTAAACTCTAACTCGGTCATAACACTTtacacataagtttttgtccaCAATTTGTTTTTTCTCTCTCTCCCTCACACAAGGAAATTGGCCACCACTCTCTTGGAAGCACACAACCACTCCTCCACAGCACCGCTGCGCAGAAaccgaatttttaaaattccgGCGATCAACTCCCAATGCAAATTTCGTATATATCTAGTGCCATATATACAAGGAATTAAGTTTCTAATCGTTGACCTGATTCAGGAGATTGCAGAAGGTGATTGATTCCAGTAGATCATTCGTATGGATTTACAAGAAAGACCAACTTCGTCAATCCTAGATTGGTTTGGTGTCCAGCGTTCTTAAACACAAAGGTAAATCAAATATGAACGCTCtatgaataatttaaatcatacgatGCCCAAGAGAGTTTtgataacaaaattttaaacttctgctACTTATTGTATGCGAGAAAACGGTAAACCAACATTTTTATCGTaacattacaattttttttaacaaaatccaATCATTTTTTTGCACATACATCTATTTTTAATTCACAAGAGTATATGACAAAGTAGActtacaaaaaatttgaaatggtAAAAATAAGTAACATGCCAATTAAACAATTaccattaaatataatttttgataaaacgatAAATATGTAGACCTACATTTACTCAACCCGAGATCTTTACTCTAACAAGCAATAATAAATTAGCAAATTTAATGTAGCAACTAATTATTTAGATATGAAATTTCTGGGAAAAGAATCTCATTATATGTTCTCTACGATAATAATGATCCTAAGTATACACGATTTCATAATATAACGTTTCACCTAGCCATGGTTCACAGCCAAGCCAAGAAAACTCAAAACTCCAAAAAAGCCAAGCCGACAAGCCTCGAAGCCATTTAGAGGAGGTTGTTAAAAATCAGTACAATACTAGGATTGCGGTGTCTTAATTATCTTTATATTTGTGGAGaattaaatttagtaaatataaaaatgtaaattttaaagaaaTGTAGGCATAAATAAAGCCCCAAAACCAAAGATGTGAGTGTGAGTGTGAGTGTGAGTGCATGGTTTCTCTCTCACATGTTTCTCTTCTCCAACTCTGAAATACGGGAAAACAGAGCTTGACAGTAGAGTTTTAATGGTGTCCATATCCGCCCCTGAATTTCTCTCATCCCTCTCTCTCCCCCTTTTCCTCCGAGTTTtcgtatttttttattgattaaacTTTGTTGGTTTGCTTGGATCTGTCACAACCAATACCCATTTTAGTttccataaattttttttgttttaagctTTATTTCTTGTGTTTTGTGTGCGTTAAAATGAGCAAGGAAGAGTTCTTGAAGATCCAGGTAACTTCCTCTCTTCCCCATTTGCCCGTGAAGTTGGATTCGTGCtagtttgaaaattttggattgTGGGCTCTGCTCTGTTACATATTCTATCATCTTTTCTCGTTTTCTTGTtgtaatttgaaaaattcaatCAAATGTGTAGAGTAGATTATTTCATTTCCCTccccagtttttttttttttttttttttttttttttttttttttttNNNNNNNNNNNNNNNNNNNNNNNNNNNNNNNNNNNNNNNNNNNNNNNNNNNNNNNNNNNNNNNNNNNNNNNNNNNNNNNNNNNNNNNNNNNNNNNNNNNNNNNNNNNNNNNNNNNNNNNNNNNNNNNNNNNNNNNNNNNNNNNNNNNNNNNNNNNNNNNNNNNNNNNNNNNNNNNNNNNNNNNNNNNNNNNNNNNNNNNNNNNNNNNNNNNTGTCCACGTAttcttgagtttttttttcaGGATTTGGcttgattttaatttcaatGGCAGGGGTTTACACGATAAAAATAGATTCAGAGCAGGGGAAGGTTACTGTTTCAGGCAATATTGACGCAGCCACACTCGTCAAGAAACTTACAAAGAATGGAAAACATGCTGAGATTTGGGGTGCAAGCAAGGCGAATAACAATCATCAAAACCAGCTGAATAATCAGTTCAAGAGTATGCATATTGGTAATGGAAAAGGTGGAAATAACAAAGGCCAAGGTCAAAAGAATGGTGGAAATAACCCACCGAAAGGTGGGCCACAACCACAGGGCCAACATCCTCAGATTCAGCAGCTTCAACAATTACAACAGTTGAAAGGGTTCCAAGATCTGAAAATCCCCCCACAACTAATGAAAGATATGAGAATGCCCATAAATAACAAGGATCAGAACCAGAAGAATGTTAAGTTCAGTCTGCCTGAGGACGAATATACGACTGATGATGATGACTATGACGATGATGATGATGACGATGACTCTGAAGATGATGAAATGGATTATATGCCTGTGCATAACAAGAAGCCTGTTATGAGCAATGGCCATGGTGGTGCTCAGATGCCTAACATGATGATGAATAACATGATGAAGGGTGTTGGAAATGCTGGTAATAATGGAGGAAATGGAGGTGGAAATTTGAAAGTTGGCAGCGGTGGTGGAAATATACCTGTGCAGATGAATCTTGGTGGCGCTAACGGTGGAAAGAAAGGCGGTAATATGAACAATAATGGTGGCAACCAAAACCAAGGTGGTGGAAAGGGTGGTAAGAAAGGAGGTGGGCAGCCGCAAGACGGCAAAAACGGCGGTGGCCAAAATAAAAATGGTAATGGCATCAGTTTTAATGCTAATGGAGCCAAGAATGGGGGTGGAATGAAAGATATGTATCATGGCATGATGCCTAACATGATGAATGTGGGTCAAATGGGAAAGAACATGCCGATGCCAATGGGTCAAATGGGTAATCTTCCGATGAGCCAAATGGGCAACCTTTCCGCCGTACAAGGCCTACCAGCCTCAGCTGCAAACGGTGGCGGAGGTGGTGGTGCAGGGTACTTTCCGGGGGGTGTTCCCCCCGAGCAGATGACCGGGAACCCCTATTATCAGCAACAATTGGCAACAATGATGATGAATCAGCAACGTGCTAACGGAAACGAGAGGTTTCACCCGATGATGTATGCCCGGCCTCCCCCTGCCGTAAACTACATGCCTCCCTACCCTCCATATCCCTACCCTCCTCCCCCGGGGGAGCAAGTGGATCAGTATTCGATGTTTAGTGACGAAAACACATCCAGTTGTACGGTGATGTGAGATTGGCCGAGTCGATTAAATACCGATCCGATTCGTACATGAAATTATCTGATGATTCAACTTTTGCTAGTCTTGATGGCTATAATATACAATGGAAATGGTTAGCTTTCCCCCtttgaatttcaagtttataTTAGTGTttaatgatatatgtttgaataTTTGAGAGATTGTATGATATGTCAAACAAACAGGTTTCAAGAGATGCGAGATGGATGTAATATGGGGGAGGGATGGTGCTAGTTGATTTTCTTGataaattatgtttatattattatatatgttgaAAAAACAGAAATAAAAGTTGTAAGAAAGTGTCATTTTAGAAATTGTTCTCAATTTTCCTTTTCTACTTTCACTTCCTGAGATTGATTATCCCAGCTTCCATCAATTCTCAGAAGAAACATACCTTCTTCTTGTTGAATCAAATGAAACCGTGAATGGTGGCATTTGACATTATTGAACTAATCCCCAACTACAAGGATtgattgaaatatcaaagtatTAGTCCAAGTTGGTGGTACATATCTCATGATAAGGATTATANCCAAGAGACTGTTGGGTGAGAAGATGTGGGTACTCATCCATATATTGGAAGACAAAACATTGGATCCCATCTTTCGATGTTATATGGGACCCATTTTTGTGTAtttattcattatatatatactacatatatatatatatatatatgtatgtgtatgtatgtatggtcatttatttgtttatatattaaGAGGCAGGTGAGTGGTGAGTATCATTGGGTTTGGTGTTATCCCATATCTATGCATGTGTTGATACAGAATATTTCCGCAACGTACAAAGTCAAATCATCATTGCATAAGTGGGCAGATCCAACTAGAagcaattatttatataatttatataaataacagctattttatatttttatcataaaaataaaatatatatatcagtgGGGAAGAGCAACCACTTCAAAAAGCCTttcttggtttaaaaaaatattagcaCGATGGATTTATTACTTGTCACGATTGAATATTCTTTTAATAAGCACGTCGAACGAATTGTTAAATATTGTTAACATTTAGTAATATTACCACGATGGATTTATATTCATTCACATTGAAATGcgctcacacacacacacacacacacacaNNNNNNNNNNNNNNNNNNNNNNNNNNNNNNNNNNNNNNNNNNNNNNNNNNNNNNNNNNNNNNNNNNNNNNNNNNNNNNNNNNNNNNNNNNNNNNNNNNNNNNNNNNNNNNNNNNNNNNNNNNNNNNNNNNNNNNNNNNNNNNNATATATAACACTCTTTGCCTTCCTTGATTATAAGGCCAGATTTGAGTTGATTTTCATCTCGCTATGTCAAAGGatatttattgtaattttctttgatctttTTTATTGACATCTTCTATAGATATCTTTGATTCAAACTCTACGTCTTTTTGATGTAAAGctattcaaaattatatttcttcTGGTCGgaaattttgatttgtttttatttggaCATTATTTCTCCAAACCGTCTAGAAATaattcatttttgggttcagaagttttctttaatcatcatactaGCTGCGAAACTAGATTGacaattttttataaatgtCTCTCTGAGTCTCTGGACTTTGACTTTATGATCACATGGAGTTGTGAACACTAATCGTCTATTCTGATTTTCTTGCGTATaggatttaaatatttgtaagaaattacttcaaaaaaaatggatgttcatgtatcataaaaataaatcgatGGTATCTTTACCTTGTACCAATTTGTTTGTCCAATACCTCCGATTAATATCTCTGTTATCTTAATCCCTTCATTTAGAGAACATCTTCCAGCAATAtgaggtaattcttcttccaattcTTTTTGAAGAACTCTTCTTTTTGTTGTACATATTCGAGCTCTCGAGttaatataagcagcaaaatataaTGCTTTATATTGTTCAAATAACATCCCTACCGAAATATATATCGAGAATGAGCTCGCGCTCATTGAATTTTCCACATTCTGTCCCCTACCATGAATTTCATTCTAttctctagacgtttccaaggtttgtgttcctcgagaaactctagtccaagaaccaattgatctggaTCTTTTCTTGGGATTCCTTTGAtgtgaacttccaattctccaatATTTTGATCATTCTTTGGTAAATTTATATCATAAGTTGTTTTAATTAGTATATGATATTAAAAgaaattgatttaattattttgtaatataaaatattattttgacttTTCTTCACCATTATAGACATTTAAGCTCTCCTAATGTTGAAAAGCTTTTTAGTATTTGTTGGTCTTCTTGGACATGTTTTTTCCCCATGTGACTTGTTATTCTATCTTCTTGAAAAATAATCTTCTTGATTCTAGTATACGACTTTGACttctttgtagaatcggtttgttaTGGATCTAGATATCTTTTTCCTGTATTAAAGAAAACTCAATTATTTCTAGATAAATTGTCTGaacaatttttctaaataattctggtatttcaataaactcatttctaataaaaaaattctaaataatatgtattagatagagcacATGAAATTTGATAGATGGTATAATATGATCTTTTACCATCTTTCATCATCCACTtctcttgaaaattttgat encodes the following:
- the LOC140979246 gene encoding heavy metal-associated isoprenylated plant protein 32-like; amino-acid sequence: MAGVYTIKIDSEQGKVTVSGNIDAATLVKKLTKNGKHAEIWGASKANNNHQNQLNNQFKSMHIGNGKGGNNKGQGQKNGGNNPPKGGPQPQGQHPQIQQLQQLQQLKGFQDLKIPPQLMKDMRMPINNKDQNQKNVKFSLPEDEYTTDDDDYDDDDDDDDSEDDEMDYMPVHNKKPVMSNGHGGAQMPNMMMNNMMKGVGNAGNNGGNGGGNLKVGSGGGNIPVQMNLGGANGGKKGGNMNNNGGNQNQGGGKGGKKGGGQPQDGKNGGGQNKNGNGISFNANGAKNGGGMKDMYHGMMPNMMNVGQMGKNMPMPMGQMGNLPMSQMGNLSAVQGLPASAANGGGGGGAGYFPGGVPPEQMTGNPYYQQQLATMMMNQQRANGNERFHPMMYARPPPAVNYMPPYPPYPYPPPPGEQVDQYSMFSDENTSSCTVM